From Candidatus Manganitrophus morganii, the proteins below share one genomic window:
- a CDS encoding PAS domain S-box protein, with product MNPRKKKQPSSPSVHYQSGAQRLPDPGEDQNHPALEAAQRRLAFLSEASAILSSSLDYPTTLASVARLAVPLLSDWCVIHMLGPDGVLSQLATAHTDPSRVEMACSLSERCPIGINLSSGPERALMTGRSELYPQVTDAMLQAAAQDDIHLHALREMAFKSAMVIPLCARDQILGIITFLSAESGRRFGPADLTFAEALTHRASLAVDNALLYEAERTARAEAETARQRLTFLSEASMVLSASLDYETTLKRVARLAVPRFADCCIVDILEKDGSIRRLAVAHVDQTREAQIGEIRRRYPHDMNAPHGIPKVLRTGEPKFFPEVTEKVLAQFAGAHAELMEILRGLSLRSGICAPLLGRERTMGVLSLWMADSNRRYRESELPFAVELARRAALAVDNARLYQKAQEELAERKRAEEKVRFQAHLLDVIGQAVIATDLRGGIIYWNHFAEKLYGWSSEEAFGRDVSETMAAPASAEKAAEIMAELRQGKAWSGEFLVRRRDGTAFTAMVTDSPVYDQEGRIIGIIGVSFDLTERKQAEEALRRSEEKNRALLNAIPDMMFQLRRDGTILDFKKAKNIEPLVPPGEFLGKNLSDILPPEVAGPTLRHIAQALKTGEVQIFEYPLWINGEPRDYEARIAVSGKEEVLAVIRDITKRKRAEKELQQKKIEAEEANRLKSEFVSNVSHELRTPLNAIIGYTSLLLHRSFGEIGPRQEEALLSIHRNARAHLGLINNLLDLSRIEAGKMPVLLETIDLKHFLPALFDEIKPLMEEKPIEVLWKIGKQLRPLQSDAQKIRQIFLNLLSNAIKFTEAGSITISVTAAPRRKGLYLSVEDTGMGMKEEDLPTIFDPFRQIDGSLTRHVGGTGLGLTIVKKAVELIEGKIAVQSTYGKGSIFTVFLPNLEKERV from the coding sequence TTGAATCCCAGGAAGAAAAAGCAGCCTTCCAGCCCTTCCGTTCATTATCAAAGCGGCGCGCAGCGCTTGCCTGATCCCGGCGAAGATCAAAACCATCCCGCCCTGGAGGCGGCACAGCGGCGACTCGCCTTTCTCTCCGAGGCGAGCGCGATCCTCTCTTCCTCGCTCGATTATCCGACCACTCTCGCCAGCGTCGCGCGCCTGGCGGTCCCCCTTCTCTCCGACTGGTGCGTCATTCACATGCTCGGCCCGGACGGCGTCCTCTCCCAACTCGCCACGGCCCACACCGATCCGTCCCGGGTCGAAATGGCCTGCTCGTTGAGCGAACGATGCCCGATCGGGATCAACCTGTCGAGCGGACCGGAACGGGCGCTGATGACCGGCCGATCGGAGCTCTACCCCCAGGTGACCGATGCCATGCTCCAGGCGGCCGCCCAGGACGACATTCACCTTCACGCCCTCCGTGAAATGGCGTTCAAATCGGCGATGGTGATCCCGCTCTGCGCCCGCGATCAAATTTTGGGGATCATTACCTTCCTCTCCGCAGAATCGGGCCGCCGATTCGGGCCCGCCGATCTCACCTTCGCCGAGGCGCTGACCCACCGCGCCTCGCTGGCGGTCGACAACGCCCTTCTTTACGAGGCCGAGCGGACGGCGCGCGCCGAGGCGGAGACCGCCCGGCAGCGCCTCACCTTTCTCTCCGAAGCGAGCATGGTCCTCTCGGCGTCGCTCGACTACGAAACCACGCTGAAGCGGGTCGCCCGCCTCGCCGTCCCCCGGTTCGCCGACTGCTGCATCGTCGATATTCTGGAGAAGGATGGTTCGATTCGCCGGCTGGCCGTGGCCCACGTCGATCAAACGCGGGAGGCGCAGATCGGCGAGATCCGGCGGCGATATCCGCACGACATGAACGCGCCGCACGGCATCCCGAAGGTCCTCCGGACCGGCGAGCCGAAATTCTTCCCCGAGGTCACCGAGAAGGTCTTGGCCCAGTTCGCCGGCGCGCATGCCGAATTGATGGAGATCCTGCGCGGGCTCTCCCTTCGATCGGGCATCTGCGCCCCGCTCTTGGGCCGGGAGCGGACGATGGGGGTCCTCTCGCTCTGGATGGCCGATTCGAACCGCCGTTACCGAGAATCGGAGCTCCCCTTCGCGGTGGAGCTGGCGCGCCGCGCCGCCCTGGCGGTCGACAACGCCCGGCTCTATCAGAAAGCGCAGGAAGAGCTGGCGGAGCGGAAACGGGCGGAGGAAAAGGTCCGCTTTCAGGCCCATCTCCTCGACGTGATCGGCCAAGCGGTCATCGCCACCGATTTGCGCGGGGGGATTATTTACTGGAACCATTTCGCCGAGAAGCTTTACGGATGGTCGTCCGAGGAGGCGTTCGGCCGGGACGTATCGGAAACCATGGCCGCTCCCGCTTCTGCGGAGAAAGCGGCCGAGATCATGGCAGAGCTGCGGCAGGGCAAAGCCTGGAGCGGTGAATTCCTCGTTCGGCGCCGGGACGGAACGGCCTTCACGGCGATGGTCACCGACTCCCCGGTGTACGACCAGGAGGGGCGGATCATCGGAATCATCGGCGTCTCTTTCGATCTCACCGAGCGAAAACAGGCGGAGGAGGCATTGAGGCGAAGCGAGGAGAAAAACCGCGCCCTCCTCAACGCCATCCCGGACATGATGTTTCAGCTTCGGCGGGACGGGACAATCCTCGATTTTAAAAAAGCGAAGAATATCGAACCGCTGGTTCCGCCGGGCGAATTCCTCGGAAAGAACCTCTCTGACATTCTCCCGCCCGAAGTCGCCGGTCCGACCCTGCGCCATATTGCGCAGGCTTTAAAAACAGGAGAAGTGCAGATTTTTGAATACCCTCTCTGGATCAACGGGGAGCCCCGCGACTACGAGGCGCGGATCGCCGTGAGCGGGAAGGAAGAGGTTCTGGCCGTCATCCGCGACATCACCAAGCGCAAGCGGGCCGAAAAAGAGCTACAGCAAAAGAAGATCGAGGCGGAAGAGGCCAACCGGTTGAAGTCGGAGTTCGTCTCGAACGTCTCCCACGAGCTTCGGACCCCGCTCAACGCGATCATCGGCTACACCTCGCTCCTTCTTCATCGGAGTTTCGGAGAGATCGGCCCGCGGCAGGAAGAGGCCCTCCTGAGCATTCATCGAAACGCCCGCGCTCATTTGGGTCTCATCAACAATCTGCTCGACCTCTCGAGGATCGAGGCGGGAAAGATGCCGGTTCTTCTGGAGACGATCGATTTAAAGCATTTTCTCCCCGCTCTTTTCGACGAGATCAAGCCGCTGATGGAAGAAAAACCGATTGAGGTCCTCTGGAAGATCGGAAAACAGCTCCGGCCCCTTCAAAGCGACGCTCAAAAAATCAGGCAGATTTTTTTGAACCTCCTTTCCAATGCCATCAAATTCACCGAAGCGGGATCGATCACGATCTCGGTGACCGCCGCCCCCCGGCGGAAGGGCCTCTATCTTTCGGTGGAGGATACCGGCATGGGGATGAAAGAAGAAGATCTCCCCACCATCTTCGATCCTTTCCGGCAAATCGACGGATCGTTGACCCGGCACGTCGGCGGCACCGGCCTTGGTCTGACGATCGTAAAAAAAGCGGTCGAGCTGATCGAGGGAAAAATCGCGGTCCAGAGCACCTATGGAAAGGGGTCGATCTTTACGGTGTTCTTGCCGAACCTTGAAAAAGAGAGGGTGTAG
- a CDS encoding formylglycine-generating enzyme family protein, whose protein sequence is MVQLVFPAIVFIGMILSSCFLRVPPPPPEMVAVPAGEFIRGSDKVDADRQGEEFGSAKPWYLDEHPQHKMHLPAFYIDRYEITNAQYKTFIDATRSRPPVSFFIRSVPPGRENHPVTDVNWYDADRYCKWAGKRLPTEAEWEKAARGTDGREFPWGNAYDNKKLNAGDSGFGDIVPIGSFKAGASPYGAMDMSGNVWEWTADWYQPYPGSDYKHPNFGEKQKVFRGGGWGGQGHFSLPLFYRTTYRSSIPPEEAYADLGFRCAKSP, encoded by the coding sequence ATGGTTCAGCTTGTTTTTCCCGCCATCGTCTTTATTGGGATGATCTTATCGAGTTGTTTTCTCCGGGTTCCGCCCCCTCCCCCCGAGATGGTCGCCGTCCCCGCCGGGGAGTTCATTCGCGGAAGCGACAAGGTCGATGCCGACCGCCAGGGAGAAGAATTCGGCTCTGCAAAACCGTGGTATCTCGACGAGCACCCGCAGCACAAGATGCACCTTCCCGCATTTTATATCGACCGCTACGAAATCACCAACGCCCAATACAAAACCTTCATCGACGCCACCCGATCGCGCCCTCCGGTCTCTTTCTTCATCCGGAGCGTTCCGCCGGGGCGGGAGAACCATCCGGTGACCGACGTCAACTGGTACGATGCCGACCGCTACTGCAAATGGGCCGGAAAACGTCTTCCGACCGAGGCGGAGTGGGAGAAAGCGGCGCGCGGGACCGACGGAAGGGAGTTTCCGTGGGGGAACGCGTACGATAACAAAAAACTGAATGCGGGGGACTCCGGTTTCGGGGATATCGTGCCGATCGGTTCCTTCAAGGCGGGCGCCAGCCCCTACGGCGCGATGGACATGTCGGGAAATGTCTGGGAGTGGACCGCCGACTGGTATCAACCCTATCCCGGCTCCGACTACAAACATCCCAACTTCGGGGAGAAACAGAAAGTGTTCCGGGGAGGGGGATGGGGGGGACAGGGGCATTTCTCGCTGCCGCTCTTTTATCGAACGACCTATCGCTCGTCGATCCCACCCGAAGAGGCGTATGCCGATCTCGGATTTCGCTGCGCAAAATCACCGTGA
- the argB gene encoding acetylglutamate kinase gives MSNLHDKAQILVEALPYIRAFFGKTIVIKYGGAAMTEKALKTQFAEDVVLMKYVGMNPVIVHGGGPQISGMMKRLGKEPKFVKGVRVTDAETMEIVEMVLGGTINKEIVSLINRHGGKGVGLTGKDGALIQAKPMKGEEEMGQVGDVKTIDPQIIKTLEGGRFIPVISPIGADEEGRSYNINADLAAGEVASALSAEKLLILTDVPGILDDKGKLLPTLSRKEVQKLIKKGTISKGMLPKVEAALSAVEGGVQKAHIIDGRVPHALLLEIFTDQGVGTEIIA, from the coding sequence ATGAGCAACCTCCACGATAAAGCCCAGATTCTCGTCGAGGCGCTGCCGTATATCCGCGCCTTCTTCGGAAAGACGATCGTCATCAAATACGGCGGGGCGGCGATGACCGAAAAAGCGCTCAAAACCCAGTTCGCCGAAGATGTCGTCTTGATGAAATATGTTGGGATGAACCCGGTGATCGTCCACGGCGGCGGCCCGCAGATCTCGGGGATGATGAAGCGGCTCGGAAAAGAGCCGAAGTTCGTCAAAGGGGTGCGCGTCACCGATGCCGAGACGATGGAGATCGTCGAGATGGTCCTGGGAGGAACGATCAACAAGGAGATCGTCTCCCTCATCAATCGGCATGGCGGGAAAGGGGTCGGCCTGACCGGAAAAGACGGCGCGCTGATTCAGGCGAAGCCGATGAAGGGGGAAGAAGAGATGGGGCAGGTCGGCGACGTAAAGACGATCGATCCGCAGATCATCAAAACGTTGGAGGGGGGACGATTCATCCCGGTGATCTCTCCCATCGGCGCCGATGAGGAGGGACGGAGCTACAATATCAACGCCGATCTCGCCGCCGGCGAGGTCGCCTCGGCCCTCTCCGCCGAGAAGCTCCTCATCCTGACCGATGTCCCCGGAATTTTAGACGACAAAGGCAAGCTCCTCCCGACCCTCTCCCGAAAAGAGGTCCAGAAGCTCATCAAAAAAGGAACCATCAGCAAAGGGATGCTCCCGAAGGTCGAGGCGGCCCTCTCCGCTGTCGAAGGGGGGGTCCAAAAGGCGCATATCATCGACGGCCGCGTTCCGCATGCGCTCCTGCTGGAGATCTTCACCGACCAGGGGGTCGGAACGGAGATTATTGCGTGA
- the hslU gene encoding ATP-dependent protease ATPase subunit HslU — translation MTLNEEYGHLIPRKIVEELDRYIIGQREAKRMVAIALRNRWRRQHLPPELRDEVLPKNIIMIGPTGVGKTEISRRLAKLAGAPFVKVEASKFTEVGYVGRDVESMVRDLVELSINMVKAQHAETVKEKAAKLAEERLLDLLLPPPTTTQAPGIFSETREPVPVYSESYEQSREKLRQQLREGKLNERAVELEVKDKNFPPVGVISNVGMEDLEMNLREMLGNMMPGRKKRRRAKVPEALSLLGQEESQKLIDMDEVTRDAVQRAENAGIIFIDEIDKVASREKGAGPDVSREGVQRDLLPIVEGSTVNTKYGVVKTDHILFIAAGAFHTAKPSDLIPELQGRFPIRVELTSLGKDDFVRILTEPQNALIRQYVALMGTEGIHLEFTRDGIEEIAATAVSVNERTENIGARRLFTIMERLLDQVSFEAPEMTEKKVIIDAKMVREKMQDIVKDEDLSRYIL, via the coding sequence ATGACATTGAACGAGGAATACGGCCATTTGATTCCGCGGAAGATCGTGGAGGAGCTCGACCGGTATATCATCGGCCAGCGCGAGGCGAAGCGGATGGTGGCGATCGCCTTGCGGAACCGCTGGCGCCGCCAGCACCTCCCGCCGGAATTGCGGGATGAGGTCCTCCCGAAAAACATCATCATGATCGGCCCGACGGGCGTTGGGAAGACGGAGATCTCGCGCCGATTGGCGAAGCTGGCGGGCGCTCCTTTTGTCAAGGTCGAGGCCTCGAAGTTTACCGAGGTCGGCTATGTGGGCCGCGATGTCGAGTCGATGGTGCGCGATCTGGTGGAGCTGTCGATCAACATGGTCAAGGCGCAACATGCCGAGACGGTGAAGGAGAAGGCGGCGAAGCTGGCGGAAGAGCGGCTGCTCGATCTCCTGCTTCCCCCCCCGACGACGACACAGGCCCCGGGCATCTTCAGCGAGACGCGGGAACCGGTCCCCGTCTACTCCGAGTCGTACGAGCAGAGCCGTGAAAAGCTGCGCCAGCAGCTGCGCGAGGGAAAGCTCAACGAGCGGGCGGTGGAGCTGGAGGTGAAGGATAAAAACTTCCCGCCGGTCGGGGTGATCTCGAACGTCGGCATGGAAGATCTGGAAATGAATCTGCGGGAGATGCTCGGCAACATGATGCCGGGGCGGAAGAAGAGACGTCGGGCCAAGGTGCCGGAGGCCCTCTCGCTCCTCGGCCAGGAGGAGTCGCAAAAGTTGATCGACATGGACGAGGTGACCCGGGATGCGGTTCAGCGGGCCGAAAACGCCGGGATCATTTTTATCGACGAGATCGACAAAGTGGCCAGCCGTGAAAAGGGGGCCGGCCCCGACGTTTCCCGAGAAGGGGTTCAGCGCGATCTGCTCCCGATCGTCGAAGGGTCGACCGTCAACACCAAATACGGGGTGGTGAAGACCGACCATATCCTCTTCATCGCCGCCGGCGCCTTTCATACCGCCAAGCCGTCCGATCTGATCCCCGAGCTGCAGGGGCGGTTCCCGATCCGGGTCGAATTGACCTCGCTCGGAAAGGATGATTTCGTCCGGATCTTGACCGAGCCGCAAAACGCCCTCATCCGGCAATATGTCGCCCTGATGGGGACCGAGGGGATTCATCTTGAGTTTACCCGGGACGGAATCGAAGAGATCGCCGCGACCGCGGTCAGCGTCAACGAACGGACCGAAAACATCGGCGCGCGGCGGCTTTTCACCATTATGGAGCGGCTGCTCGATCAGGTCTCGTTCGAGGCCCCGGAGATGACCGAAAAAAAAGTCATCATCGATGCAAAGATGGTCCGGGAGAAGATGCAAGATATCGTAAAGGATGAAGATCTCAGCCGGTATATTCTCTAA
- the hslV gene encoding ATP-dependent protease subunit HslV: protein MGGDGQVTFGQTVMKHNAKKIRRIYNNSILAGFAGATADAFTLVERFEGKLEQYHGNLTRAAVELAKDWRTDRILRRLEAFLAVADREHSLIITGTGDVVEPDDGILSIGSGGPYALAAARALMEASSLDARGIVERSMAIAGDICIYTNREVIIEEL from the coding sequence ATGGGCGGAGACGGCCAGGTGACGTTCGGCCAGACGGTGATGAAGCACAATGCCAAGAAGATCCGGCGGATCTATAATAACTCCATCCTTGCCGGGTTTGCGGGGGCGACGGCCGACGCCTTCACGCTGGTGGAGCGCTTCGAGGGAAAGCTGGAGCAGTACCACGGCAATCTCACCCGCGCGGCGGTCGAGCTGGCCAAAGATTGGCGGACTGATCGGATTCTCCGGCGGCTGGAGGCCTTTTTGGCGGTGGCCGACCGGGAGCACTCGCTGATTATCACCGGCACCGGCGACGTGGTGGAGCCCGACGATGGGATTCTATCGATCGGATCGGGCGGACCCTATGCTCTTGCTGCGGCACGGGCGCTGATGGAGGCCTCCTCTCTCGATGCCCGCGGCATTGTCGAGCGGTCGATGGCGATCGCCGGCGATATTTGCATTTATACGAATCGAGAAGTTATTATTGAAGAGTTATAA
- the xerC gene encoding tyrosine recombinase XerC, with the protein MDRAIHDFARYLQIEENVSPHTYRNYLSDLAAFKAFLVGAPEKESKAPSLESIDHLMIRGYLAALQKRGAKKSTVARKLAVLRSFFQYLVREGRLSLNPAKRVLRPKLEKRLPKFLTVDQAQALMTAPSGEGWITRRDRAILETFYSTGIRISELVGLNPDDIDFDSGMVKVFGKGRKERIVPIGQKAIDALRAYLTARPFSAEALFNNTRGGRLTVRSVDRIVKKYVRQIDQPNMVPHGLRHTFATHLLEGGADLRSVQEMLGHASLSTTQRYTHLQIDHLMQVYDRAHPRGDGNGIGSKE; encoded by the coding sequence ATGGATCGCGCAATACACGATTTTGCCCGATATCTCCAGATAGAGGAAAATGTCTCGCCCCATACTTATCGGAATTATCTCTCCGATTTGGCCGCGTTTAAGGCGTTTCTCGTCGGAGCGCCGGAGAAGGAGTCGAAAGCGCCTTCTCTCGAGTCGATCGACCATCTGATGATCCGCGGCTATCTGGCCGCGCTCCAGAAGCGGGGGGCGAAGAAGTCGACGGTCGCCCGGAAGCTCGCCGTCCTTCGCTCCTTTTTTCAGTATCTGGTCCGCGAGGGGCGGCTTTCGTTGAACCCCGCGAAGCGGGTCCTTCGCCCCAAGCTGGAGAAACGGCTGCCGAAGTTTCTCACCGTCGATCAGGCGCAGGCCTTGATGACCGCCCCTTCCGGAGAGGGATGGATCACACGGCGGGACCGGGCGATCCTCGAGACCTTTTATTCGACCGGAATCCGGATCTCGGAGCTGGTCGGATTGAATCCCGACGATATCGATTTCGATTCGGGGATGGTGAAGGTCTTCGGCAAGGGAAGGAAGGAGCGGATCGTTCCGATCGGGCAGAAAGCGATCGACGCGCTCCGCGCCTATTTAACCGCTAGGCCTTTTTCGGCCGAGGCGCTTTTCAACAATACGCGGGGAGGCCGGCTGACGGTGCGAAGCGTCGATCGGATCGTTAAAAAGTATGTCCGCCAGATCGATCAACCGAACATGGTTCCCCATGGCCTGCGGCATACGTTTGCAACACATCTGCTCGAAGGAGGGGCCGACCTCCGGTCGGTCCAGGAGATGCTGGGGCACGCGAGCCTCTCGACGACACAGCGGTATACGCACCTTCAGATCGATCATCTGATGCAGGTGTATGATCGGGCTCATCCGAGGGGAGACGGGAATGGTATTGGGAGTAAGGAGTAA
- the trmFO gene encoding methylenetetrahydrofolate--tRNA-(uracil(54)-C(5))-methyltransferase (FADH(2)-oxidizing) TrmFO has translation MSEKKIIVIGGGLAGSEAAWQAAQQGVSVVLYEMRPVRPTPAHKTGNLAELVCSNSLGSLDPNSAPGLLKEEMRRLGSLIIRAGEAARVPAGAALAVDREIFSQEITKALQSHPGITVLHEEVKEIPTDGIVIMATGPLTSDALGESLRNLTRSDYLYFFDAISPIIDAESINDEMTFRASRYDKGGDDYLNCPMDEAQYNAFYDALMAGEKVEAKEFEKVPYFEGCLPIEVLAERGRLTPVFGPMKPVGLVNPKTGKEPFAVVQLRAENQFGSCYNMVGFQTKLKWPEQKRIFRMIPGLEEAEFLRLGSLHRNTFINSPRLLSETLQIRTRPGLFMAGQVVGVEGYVESAAMGGLAGINAARLLHGEKTVIPPKTTAHGALIQYITQSHPAFFQPINTNFGLFPPLDEKEKGPGKGKLNKQLRHQKVVERALGELSQWIAQYTILPDISR, from the coding sequence ATGTCTGAAAAAAAAATAATCGTCATCGGCGGAGGCCTGGCCGGTTCCGAAGCGGCTTGGCAGGCGGCGCAGCAAGGGGTTTCCGTCGTCCTCTACGAGATGCGGCCGGTCCGTCCGACCCCGGCCCACAAGACCGGAAACCTCGCCGAGCTGGTCTGCAGCAATTCGCTCGGCTCGCTCGACCCGAACAGCGCCCCCGGTCTTTTGAAAGAAGAGATGCGACGGCTCGGGTCGTTGATTATCCGGGCCGGCGAGGCGGCGCGTGTTCCCGCCGGGGCGGCGCTGGCGGTCGATCGAGAAATCTTCTCGCAGGAGATTACCAAGGCGCTCCAAAGTCATCCCGGGATCACCGTGTTGCATGAGGAGGTGAAGGAGATCCCGACCGATGGGATCGTCATCATGGCGACCGGCCCGCTGACCTCCGACGCTTTGGGGGAGTCGCTTCGAAATCTGACCCGTTCCGACTACCTCTACTTCTTTGATGCCATCTCTCCGATCATCGACGCGGAGAGCATCAACGACGAGATGACTTTTCGCGCCTCCCGCTACGACAAGGGAGGGGACGACTACCTCAACTGCCCGATGGATGAGGCGCAATACAATGCCTTTTATGATGCATTGATGGCGGGCGAAAAAGTAGAGGCGAAAGAGTTTGAGAAGGTCCCCTACTTCGAGGGATGTCTTCCGATCGAGGTGCTGGCGGAGCGGGGCCGGCTGACCCCGGTCTTCGGTCCGATGAAGCCGGTCGGTCTGGTGAATCCCAAGACCGGGAAAGAGCCGTTCGCCGTCGTTCAGCTACGGGCGGAGAACCAGTTCGGGAGCTGTTATAACATGGTCGGCTTCCAGACCAAGCTGAAGTGGCCGGAGCAGAAGCGGATCTTCCGGATGATTCCGGGCCTGGAGGAGGCGGAGTTTTTAAGGCTCGGAAGCCTCCACCGGAATACCTTCATCAACTCGCCTCGTCTTCTCTCCGAGACCCTCCAGATCCGAACGCGGCCGGGGCTCTTCATGGCGGGCCAGGTGGTCGGGGTGGAAGGGTATGTCGAATCGGCGGCGATGGGGGGGCTGGCCGGAATCAACGCGGCGCGCCTGCTTCACGGCGAGAAGACCGTCATTCCGCCGAAGACGACGGCGCACGGAGCGCTCATCCAATACATCACGCAGAGCCACCCGGCTTTCTTCCAGCCGATCAATACCAATTTCGGCCTCTTCCCGCCGCTCGATGAAAAAGAGAAGGGGCCCGGGAAGGGAAAACTGAATAAACAGCTTCGCCACCAGAAGGTGGTCGAACGAGCCCTCGGAGAGCTCTCTCAATGGATCGCGCAATACACGATTTTGCCCGATATCTCCAGATAG